A stretch of the Maridesulfovibrio zosterae DSM 11974 genome encodes the following:
- a CDS encoding metal ABC transporter ATP-binding protein: protein MSFEKVISFLNVSFGYGAARVIDNVSFDIFKDDYLAVIGPNGGGKTTLLKLLLGLIEPQQGSIEILGMPPGKHGGQVGYMPQYTTVSESFPITVRDAVLMGKVAPGLKGAFGVRFGSKAGADVERALKRVGMLEHINRKVTDLSGGQKQRVFIARAIVDDPKLLLLDEPAASVDQAGKSGLYCLLRELNQDMTVIMVSHDISVLGQGVKSVACVNRTVHLHDQPKITRELLNEAYGETEEGLCPIELITHGELPHRVLEFHAEDKDRVEGDWND from the coding sequence ATGAGTTTTGAAAAGGTAATCAGTTTTCTAAATGTAAGCTTCGGTTACGGGGCTGCAAGAGTTATCGATAATGTCAGTTTTGATATCTTTAAGGATGATTACCTTGCCGTGATAGGTCCGAACGGCGGTGGTAAAACAACTTTGTTGAAACTGTTATTAGGATTAATCGAACCACAGCAGGGAAGCATTGAGATACTTGGGATGCCCCCGGGGAAACATGGGGGGCAGGTCGGGTACATGCCTCAATATACCACTGTGTCCGAGAGCTTTCCTATAACTGTAAGAGATGCGGTTCTTATGGGGAAAGTTGCTCCCGGCCTGAAGGGGGCTTTTGGAGTCCGTTTTGGAAGCAAGGCTGGAGCAGATGTGGAAAGGGCGTTGAAAAGAGTTGGTATGCTTGAACATATTAACCGAAAGGTTACTGATCTCTCCGGCGGACAAAAGCAGCGTGTTTTTATTGCTCGTGCAATTGTAGATGATCCGAAATTGCTCTTATTGGATGAACCTGCCGCCAGTGTTGACCAGGCCGGCAAGAGCGGTCTTTATTGTCTGCTGCGTGAGTTAAATCAGGATATGACAGTGATTATGGTCAGTCATGATATTTCCGTTTTGGGACAGGGAGTTAAATCCGTAGCCTGTGTTAACAGAACTGTTCATTTGCATGATCAGCCCAAGATTACCCGTGAACTGCTCAACGAAGCTTACGGAGAAACCGAAGAAGGGTTGTGCCCAATCGAATTGATTACCCATGGAGAGCTACCGCACAGGGTGCTTGAATTTCATGCTGAAGATAAGGATAGGGTTGAAGGAGATTGGAATGATTGA
- a CDS encoding phosphatase PAP2 family protein, producing MTSFFHKYQALCHFFIGSLPLLLILGIIQLNFNSEVEVAMWFTAHAKANPDLKSFARIVTDWGNIAFYPIYLWFLITGIMQRKKNKSRLRFALVFLAVQLTVSLLLVRIMKISIGKPRPGEGTFFDPYSTRGGYHSMPSGHTTEIYGASVPLILRYQQILLTLALGVFAAAVAFSRIYLSWHHPSDVLCGWMIGSVAGFAIHLFSKED from the coding sequence TTGACCTCTTTCTTTCATAAGTATCAGGCTTTGTGCCATTTTTTTATAGGATCACTGCCACTCTTGTTGATTCTTGGAATTATTCAGCTGAATTTTAACAGTGAAGTGGAAGTGGCAATGTGGTTTACAGCGCATGCAAAAGCCAACCCTGACTTGAAAAGTTTTGCCAGAATTGTAACGGATTGGGGCAATATTGCTTTTTATCCTATTTATCTTTGGTTTTTAATAACCGGAATAATGCAGCGCAAAAAAAATAAATCCAGATTAAGATTTGCGCTTGTGTTTCTAGCTGTTCAACTGACTGTGAGCCTTTTGCTGGTGCGAATTATGAAAATTTCCATCGGTAAACCAAGGCCGGGAGAAGGAACTTTTTTTGATCCCTACTCCACAAGAGGCGGATACCACTCTATGCCCTCCGGGCACACTACTGAAATTTACGGGGCGTCAGTGCCCCTTATTTTGCGATACCAGCAAATCCTTCTCACGTTAGCTCTCGGTGTATTTGCCGCCGCTGTTGCCTTCAGCCGTATTTACCTCAGCTGGCACCATCCTAGCGATGTGCTTTGCGGCTGGATGATCGGTTCTGTAGCTGGATTTGCTATTCACCTTTTCTCTAAAGAGGATTGA
- a CDS encoding ArnT family glycosyltransferase — translation MHFEKKSLIWDTMEKHPWISVLFIIILQSIFTMDYRSLWFSDEVRYANVYHQMKDAGHWLVMYLNGVPYPDKPPVYFWFLSMLDTFTPADGISVFFLGSAVSAAIFLLSTVALARTLGCGRKTSLATGLVLLTNIFFVGIAHYSRMDLLFGSFIIWANICLFKGFHTENSGKWFMSAFALMGIATLTKGPLGLVFPLLTAICFLIWKQKLKLFKNKNLLKGFLILLAILIAWVVGALLVDGTSFIHNIFYKQIYQRAVSSFHHEEPFQYYLIAFPLAWLPWTMAIFAMPLRKLFKVNHWVEVIGQRKNTLTDGRDWAWIMFISGFVLLTCLSIKVLIYILPLFAPLAILTAKGLLGEGTNEPVINSRRLWIGVAGVYLLLAIAAPFAETFFPFDFALKGMSFTVLIMGLGGLALLAVKNSGGKMGLLVMAATMVIWIQPLALQTLPSLDQLMSPRQTGELMKKYVTQGSYPLAHKIYSGIFSYYAGTDIHETSDMAEIESILKEKDNVILVMQKKYYDRWENKPDGIKVINEQFISDRPYVLIKK, via the coding sequence ATGCATTTTGAAAAAAAATCCCTGATCTGGGATACAATGGAAAAACACCCTTGGATCAGCGTTCTATTCATCATTATCCTGCAATCAATTTTTACCATGGACTATCGGTCATTGTGGTTTTCCGATGAAGTACGCTACGCGAATGTTTATCATCAGATGAAAGACGCTGGTCACTGGCTGGTTATGTATCTTAACGGCGTTCCATACCCGGACAAGCCACCTGTATATTTCTGGTTTCTATCCATGCTAGACACTTTTACGCCAGCAGACGGCATTAGTGTTTTCTTTCTGGGATCAGCTGTATCAGCAGCCATTTTTCTACTCTCAACAGTTGCGCTTGCCCGCACCTTAGGCTGTGGACGTAAAACAAGTCTCGCTACCGGACTGGTTCTACTGACAAATATATTTTTTGTAGGCATTGCACACTATTCGCGCATGGACCTGCTCTTTGGAAGCTTTATTATCTGGGCCAACATATGCCTGTTTAAAGGATTTCATACCGAAAATTCTGGAAAATGGTTCATGTCGGCATTTGCCCTGATGGGAATTGCCACTTTAACAAAAGGCCCTCTAGGTCTTGTTTTCCCATTATTGACTGCTATATGTTTTCTTATTTGGAAACAAAAATTGAAACTTTTCAAAAACAAGAACCTGCTCAAAGGTTTTTTGATTCTACTTGCGATTCTTATTGCCTGGGTTGTCGGAGCGTTACTTGTTGACGGCACCTCATTTATTCACAATATTTTTTATAAACAGATATATCAGAGAGCTGTAAGCTCATTCCATCACGAAGAACCATTTCAGTACTATCTTATAGCTTTTCCTCTGGCATGGCTTCCGTGGACAATGGCTATCTTTGCCATGCCCTTAAGAAAACTGTTTAAAGTTAATCATTGGGTTGAAGTTATAGGTCAACGTAAAAATACACTTACTGACGGGCGAGACTGGGCATGGATTATGTTTATAAGCGGATTCGTGCTTCTAACCTGTCTGAGCATTAAGGTATTAATATATATACTGCCGCTTTTTGCTCCACTTGCAATCCTCACAGCTAAAGGTCTTCTAGGTGAAGGAACAAACGAGCCTGTAATCAACTCCAGACGTCTCTGGATCGGAGTCGCCGGGGTATATCTACTTTTAGCTATAGCAGCTCCGTTTGCGGAAACGTTCTTTCCATTTGATTTCGCACTCAAAGGTATGTCTTTCACAGTTCTCATCATGGGACTCGGAGGACTGGCCCTTCTAGCGGTTAAAAACTCCGGTGGAAAAATGGGACTGCTTGTTATGGCTGCGACAATGGTTATCTGGATTCAACCTCTGGCTTTGCAGACACTGCCTTCACTTGACCAGCTTATGAGTCCCCGCCAAACGGGTGAATTAATGAAAAAATATGTAACTCAAGGCAGTTACCCTCTGGCTCATAAAATCTATTCCGGTATTTTTTCTTACTACGCCGGAACAGACATCCATGAAACAAGCGATATGGCTGAAATAGAATCGATCCTCAAAGAGAAAGATAACGTAATTCTTGTGATGCAGAAAAAATATTATGATCGCTGGGAAAATAAACCAGATGGAATAAAGGTTATCAACGAACAGTTTATTTCAGACAGACCGTATGTACTCATAAAAAAATAA
- a CDS encoding threonine aldolase family protein, whose product MRSFASDNYAGVHPDIMDAIVKANHDHMPSYGVDPISTEAQQLFRDHFGKDAKIFFIATGTAANTLILKHLTRSWNSVICSECAHITVDECGSCEAIAGIKLIHAQTINGKLSVEAIDPILSGRLDVHQSQPAVISITQNTELGTLYSINEIKEICAYAHSKGLYVHMDGARIANACAALNVSLKEMTVDCGVDALSFGGTKNGCMCAEAAVFINPELGVNFEFVRKQGMQLISKMRYVGAQFKALLSNDLWLRNAQHSNRMAALLAETAGKINGVTITQKVEANGVFAIIPEEVTIKLQEKFPFYVWDESTGEVRWMTSWSTTNEDINEFCFSLQDLMK is encoded by the coding sequence ATGCGCTCATTTGCCAGTGATAATTATGCAGGAGTTCATCCAGACATAATGGATGCCATAGTCAAAGCAAACCATGATCATATGCCTTCGTATGGCGTTGACCCTATTTCAACTGAAGCTCAACAGCTCTTTCGTGATCACTTTGGAAAAGATGCCAAAATATTTTTCATAGCAACAGGAACAGCTGCCAACACACTTATATTGAAACACCTCACACGCAGCTGGAACAGCGTTATCTGTTCTGAATGCGCCCACATTACCGTCGACGAATGCGGTTCCTGTGAAGCAATTGCCGGAATAAAACTGATCCATGCCCAAACAATCAATGGAAAACTCAGCGTAGAAGCTATCGATCCGATACTCTCAGGAAGACTGGATGTACATCAGAGTCAACCCGCTGTAATCTCCATAACTCAGAATACAGAACTTGGCACACTATACTCGATTAATGAGATCAAAGAAATTTGCGCATACGCCCACAGTAAAGGACTATATGTTCACATGGACGGAGCACGTATTGCTAACGCCTGTGCAGCATTAAATGTCTCACTTAAGGAAATGACTGTTGATTGCGGTGTTGATGCGCTCTCATTCGGCGGAACCAAAAATGGATGTATGTGCGCTGAAGCAGCTGTATTTATTAATCCGGAGCTCGGTGTAAATTTCGAATTTGTCCGCAAACAGGGCATGCAGCTTATCTCCAAAATGAGATATGTCGGCGCCCAGTTCAAAGCTTTGCTAAGCAACGACTTGTGGCTTAGAAATGCCCAACACTCTAATAGAATGGCAGCATTGCTGGCTGAAACTGCCGGCAAAATTAATGGAGTTACTATAACTCAAAAAGTTGAAGCCAACGGCGTTTTCGCCATTATTCCTGAAGAAGTAACCATTAAATTACAAGAAAAATTCCCTTTTTATGTTTGGGATGAATCGACAGGAGAAGTGAGATGGATGACTTCATGGTCTACGACTAATGAAGATATCAATGAATTCTGCTTCTCCCTGCAAGATCTTATGAAATAG
- a CDS encoding metal ABC transporter permease, producing the protein MIDVLHFEFMQNALIAGVLASIICGIIGALVVVNRVVLLSGGIAHASYGGVGLAFFLGLPMLPVTAAFAVFSALLMAFVTIKVKERADTFIGVMWAAGMALGIILLDITPGYNVDLMSYLFGGILATPHSDLILMGWLTVIVLLVVFTCYKGFWAMSFDEEFARARGIPVTPLYFLMLALIALSVVMVIRVVGLILVIALLTIPPQIAESRTSSLHTMMILSSVLSMFFCVSGLLLSYELNLSSGATIIAVSVAGFAVSSLLSKFKV; encoded by the coding sequence ATGATTGATGTTTTACATTTCGAGTTTATGCAGAATGCCCTTATTGCCGGAGTTCTTGCATCTATTATCTGCGGCATTATAGGTGCTCTGGTCGTGGTGAACAGAGTTGTTCTGCTGTCCGGAGGTATTGCTCATGCCTCTTATGGCGGAGTCGGGCTTGCTTTTTTTCTTGGCCTGCCTATGCTTCCTGTTACAGCTGCCTTTGCAGTCTTTTCCGCCTTACTGATGGCGTTTGTCACGATAAAAGTAAAAGAGAGGGCTGATACTTTTATCGGAGTCATGTGGGCTGCTGGTATGGCTCTTGGAATTATTCTGCTAGACATTACGCCGGGCTATAATGTGGATCTGATGAGTTATCTGTTCGGAGGAATTCTTGCTACTCCGCATTCTGATCTTATTCTTATGGGCTGGCTGACAGTAATTGTTTTGTTGGTGGTATTCACCTGCTATAAAGGATTCTGGGCTATGTCCTTTGATGAGGAATTTGCCCGGGCCAGGGGTATACCTGTTACTCCTCTTTATTTTCTTATGCTGGCTTTGATTGCGCTCAGCGTAGTGATGGTCATCAGGGTTGTCGGACTTATCCTTGTAATTGCTCTTTTGACGATACCACCGCAAATAGCTGAAAGCAGAACTTCATCCCTGCATACCATGATGATTTTGTCATCTGTTCTCAGCATGTTTTTCTGCGTGAGCGGGCTACTGCTTTCTTATGAGCTTAACCTGTCATCAGGAGCAACAATTATTGCTGTAAGCGTTGCTGGATTTGCTGTTTCTTCTTTGCTTTCAAAGTTTAAGGTGTAA
- a CDS encoding response regulator has protein sequence MSKSKNILFVDEDKSQLDTLNKMISPMENRWKTSYACSADEVLNELQTRPFDVVATDLNIMGYESDTLLSEIKRRQPGAIRFIISESISSENYLQFVNYAHQFITKPCTSAELIGQIKKSLRLKNIFLNERAAKAIASIEKLPSMPDIYHKLERELKKEDVVISDIGKLIGEDISMTAGLLKLVNSPFFGLFSKVTSPEKAVTLLGLDTLKGLVLGMHLFNSKGSEKIDFSIKELGKHCQYTGLLGRSIIKAEGGSNDAAENTFLAGFMHDIGKLVLSTSFTDEYATILCIVREADIPIQEAEKDILGFTHAEVGAYLLAIWGFNEEVVEAVYCHHNPYKLGSTDLSPAVAIHVANSFEHELRVTNANYAPHLLNAQWLEQNGFSDKIVGWLQLCAEQMEEAIGVS, from the coding sequence ATGAGTAAATCAAAAAATATTCTTTTTGTTGACGAAGATAAATCACAGCTTGATACCCTGAACAAAATGATCAGCCCCATGGAAAACCGCTGGAAAACAAGCTATGCATGCTCAGCAGATGAAGTCTTAAATGAATTACAGACCCGTCCCTTTGATGTAGTTGCAACTGATTTGAATATAATGGGATATGAAAGTGACACTTTATTAAGTGAAATTAAACGACGCCAGCCGGGAGCAATACGATTCATCATTTCAGAATCAATCAGCTCCGAAAATTACCTTCAGTTTGTTAACTATGCACATCAATTCATCACCAAACCATGCACATCAGCGGAATTAATTGGACAGATTAAAAAAAGCCTGCGCCTGAAAAATATTTTCCTCAACGAAAGAGCCGCAAAAGCCATTGCTTCGATTGAAAAACTTCCTTCAATGCCAGATATTTATCACAAACTGGAAAGAGAGTTGAAAAAAGAAGACGTTGTCATCAGTGATATAGGTAAACTAATTGGTGAAGACATCAGCATGACTGCTGGTCTCCTCAAGTTAGTAAACTCTCCTTTTTTTGGTCTTTTCTCAAAAGTAACCAGCCCCGAAAAAGCAGTTACTCTTCTAGGACTGGATACCCTTAAAGGTCTCGTACTAGGTATGCATTTGTTCAACTCAAAAGGGTCTGAAAAAATAGATTTCTCCATCAAAGAACTGGGTAAGCACTGCCAGTATACAGGACTTCTGGGACGCTCTATCATAAAAGCAGAAGGCGGCAGCAATGATGCTGCTGAGAACACCTTTTTAGCAGGGTTCATGCATGATATAGGCAAACTGGTTCTTTCCACATCATTTACTGATGAATATGCTACTATTCTATGCATAGTACGCGAAGCAGATATCCCTATTCAGGAAGCAGAAAAAGACATTTTAGGATTTACTCACGCTGAAGTTGGTGCATATCTACTGGCGATATGGGGCTTTAATGAAGAGGTTGTAGAAGCCGTATACTGTCACCACAATCCATATAAACTAGGCAGTACAGACCTAAGCCCGGCAGTTGCAATTCATGTCGCTAATTCATTTGAACATGAACTGCGCGTAACTAATGCAAACTATGCCCCGCACCTGCTAAATGCACAATGGCTTGAACAAAATGGATTCTCAGACAAGATTGTCGGCTGGCTCCAATTATGTGCAGAGCAGATGGAGGAGGCTATAGGCGTCTCATAA
- a CDS encoding GDSL-type esterase/lipase family protein, translating to MELVFIGDSLTLGVGDPERLGWAGRICKRIDPDGSKITAYNLGIRASSSKHISSRWKYETDKRINQKNNSMLIFSFGAADFVNGLKRKESIANAKQILKSASTFFKVAFISPPPVIDKLRDSNISELSDNLIELCQNLDIPYLNINYSLRKKTAYIADIGNGDGVHPGSIGYEIMTEIIFDFLAPLIQPNLD from the coding sequence ATGGAACTGGTATTCATAGGTGATTCTCTCACCTTAGGTGTTGGTGACCCTGAAAGGCTGGGCTGGGCCGGACGTATATGTAAACGAATCGACCCTGACGGATCAAAAATAACAGCCTATAACCTTGGTATTCGAGCTTCAAGTTCTAAACACATCTCTTCCCGCTGGAAATATGAAACAGATAAGCGCATAAATCAAAAAAACAATTCAATGTTAATTTTTTCTTTTGGAGCTGCAGATTTTGTCAACGGGTTGAAACGGAAAGAAAGCATTGCCAATGCAAAACAAATCCTTAAATCAGCCAGCACATTTTTTAAAGTGGCATTTATATCTCCACCACCTGTAATTGATAAACTGCGGGACAGTAATATCTCGGAGCTGTCAGACAACTTAATTGAACTATGCCAGAATCTTGACATTCCATATCTAAACATTAACTACAGTTTACGGAAAAAAACTGCCTATATTGCTGACATTGGCAATGGTGACGGTGTTCACCCTGGCAGTATAGGCTATGAAATTATGACAGAAATTATCTTCGATTTTCTAGCCCCTCTTATCCAACCGAATCTAGATTAA
- a CDS encoding cysteine synthase → MFVSDILELVGGTPLVEMRGLNPNKKVKILAKLESMNPGGSIKDRAAGAMIRKAEFSGELSPDKIIIEATSGNTGIGLAMACAVKGYKLMLIMPETASEERKMIMRAYGAEIMLTPGHLATDGAIELAYRLYREEPEKYLLMDQYNNEASIEAHYEGTGQEIWDQTEGQVTHVVACLGTSGTVMGITKRLKELNKDIQVIAVEPEPGHKIQGLKNMQESYPPGIYDKHKLDQVIRVQDNDAFEACRRLAKEEGVFVGMSSGAAMAGAAAVAADLDEGLVVTVFPDGGERYLSTPLFRPQVMKGPKIFDHCSGEDKVLALTEAETGLFTMGPSFDNPYDPEAFRRIVLLDVMARHLKREGAKVSALVGLADLEDQTLAASRERGVDRNTFASKTATAIRKAARLLGVRESMQFSRSSESIDRTVELCRTLLAHGLAYEKLRSVYFDISRDKGYGQMSNMDIDKVSLGKTVDMDNYVKENPRDFTLLKRATLQDLKLGDIIETEWGNVRPSWFMQQAVTALEGLPGVSLLLAGEIHRFPHLENIRAIWAGAGVSPQAWMVAQPVLPGGPVLPCVDELIEKAVQPIAVRMWMLSSSYKKPLVCSDQAVSMWVKNQQRLQDLAAGLSVVSGDFGEVSEDIDQEIFTLKSGLSQALNDNLMLHRFWPILFSFAKSINSHLSAGKLCGKEAKLCLDQLLEVDEIIGILDHEAMPVPFSFLPEEAKDLLEQRELARVKKDFATADSMRDQLMELGYNVEDSSEGARVFKVK, encoded by the coding sequence ATGTTTGTTAGTGATATTCTTGAATTAGTTGGTGGTACTCCTCTGGTTGAAATGCGCGGACTCAATCCTAATAAAAAAGTCAAGATTCTGGCTAAGCTGGAATCTATGAACCCCGGAGGGTCAATCAAAGATCGTGCTGCCGGGGCAATGATACGTAAGGCCGAGTTTTCCGGCGAGCTTAGTCCTGACAAAATTATTATCGAGGCTACATCAGGCAACACGGGAATAGGGCTGGCAATGGCATGTGCAGTAAAAGGCTACAAACTGATGCTGATTATGCCGGAGACTGCTTCAGAAGAGCGTAAAATGATTATGAGGGCCTATGGTGCTGAAATCATGCTCACCCCCGGTCATCTGGCAACTGATGGAGCGATTGAACTTGCTTATCGTTTATATCGTGAAGAACCTGAAAAATATCTGCTTATGGATCAATACAATAATGAAGCTTCAATCGAGGCTCATTATGAGGGAACCGGACAGGAAATCTGGGATCAGACTGAAGGGCAGGTTACCCATGTTGTCGCTTGTCTGGGAACCAGCGGAACTGTTATGGGAATAACAAAACGGCTTAAAGAGTTGAATAAAGATATTCAGGTCATAGCTGTGGAACCAGAACCCGGACACAAGATTCAGGGGCTTAAGAATATGCAGGAGTCTTATCCTCCAGGTATATATGATAAGCATAAGCTGGATCAGGTCATCAGGGTGCAGGACAATGATGCCTTTGAAGCATGTCGCAGGCTTGCAAAAGAAGAAGGCGTTTTTGTGGGGATGAGTTCCGGGGCCGCCATGGCCGGTGCTGCTGCAGTTGCTGCTGATCTGGATGAAGGGCTGGTGGTAACTGTTTTTCCTGACGGAGGTGAAAGATATCTTTCCACTCCATTGTTTCGGCCGCAGGTTATGAAGGGCCCAAAGATTTTTGATCACTGTTCAGGTGAAGATAAAGTTTTGGCTCTTACCGAAGCTGAAACAGGTCTTTTTACTATGGGACCGTCTTTTGACAATCCTTATGATCCGGAAGCATTTAGAAGAATAGTACTTCTTGATGTGATGGCTCGGCATCTTAAACGTGAAGGAGCTAAAGTTTCAGCCCTCGTGGGCTTGGCTGATCTGGAGGATCAGACTCTGGCTGCTTCACGGGAAAGAGGAGTAGATCGAAATACATTTGCCAGTAAGACTGCTACTGCAATACGTAAAGCTGCACGTCTTTTAGGTGTTCGTGAATCCATGCAATTTTCACGTTCTTCAGAATCCATCGATCGTACTGTTGAGCTTTGCCGTACATTGCTTGCGCACGGTCTGGCTTACGAAAAGTTGCGCTCAGTATATTTTGATATCTCGCGTGACAAAGGTTACGGACAGATGTCCAACATGGATATCGATAAAGTCAGCCTCGGAAAGACCGTGGATATGGATAATTATGTTAAGGAAAATCCTCGTGATTTTACTTTGCTTAAGCGGGCTACTCTGCAGGATCTTAAGCTCGGTGATATTATTGAAACAGAGTGGGGCAATGTTCGTCCCAGTTGGTTTATGCAGCAGGCCGTCACTGCTCTTGAAGGTCTGCCCGGTGTGAGTCTGCTCTTAGCAGGTGAAATTCACCGTTTTCCACACCTTGAAAACATTCGAGCTATCTGGGCCGGTGCAGGAGTTTCACCGCAGGCATGGATGGTGGCTCAGCCCGTACTGCCGGGTGGTCCTGTTTTGCCATGCGTAGATGAACTGATTGAGAAAGCCGTACAACCTATAGCTGTACGTATGTGGATGCTGTCTTCATCTTATAAGAAACCGCTTGTCTGCAGTGATCAAGCTGTTTCTATGTGGGTAAAGAATCAGCAGAGATTGCAGGATCTGGCAGCAGGATTGAGTGTTGTTTCCGGCGATTTCGGCGAGGTGTCTGAAGACATTGATCAAGAAATTTTTACTCTTAAAAGCGGATTGTCACAGGCATTAAATGATAATCTTATGCTGCATCGTTTCTGGCCGATTCTATTTAGTTTTGCAAAAAGTATAAATTCTCATTTAAGTGCTGGGAAGCTTTGCGGTAAAGAAGCAAAGTTATGCTTGGATCAGCTTTTGGAAGTCGATGAAATTATTGGAATTCTTGATCACGAAGCCATGCCTGTACCGTTTTCTTTCCTACCGGAAGAGGCCAAAGATCTTTTGGAGCAACGAGAGCTTGCAAGAGTAAAAAAAGATTTTGCCACCGCAGACAGCATGCGTGATCAGCTTATGGAGCTTGGTTATAATGTTGAAGACAGTTCTGAGGGCGCAAGGGTATTTAAGGTGAAATAG
- a CDS encoding motility associated factor glycosyltransferase family protein: MSAYPFLKDNIEALATYNPPFHAWLSSQDIDEEQLTSSLFKNNWGILDWKMENGKGLFDSLMPNLIYKDWKVTEKADTSATFIIGCNVGYGLNHVLMNTPDTHKVIITEPNPELLLACLGQTDYRPFMKAGKLHFCSTDENNLMNIIKDLDLQFVYGKIYLRLDIASQQIGPEYARWAATIRDKMESFSVEMTTLRLKQDVMVGNELENFSKTITDGSITPLKGAGKGLGAVVLGAGPSLAEFGPELAKNPGNAIYTTSLQGLPAVHKAGIKPHFCVGIDYSPHMIRVYEQLDREWAKDIPLIYSTKLDNKVLEAYPGPTIPMWTMGGLGTFALHNHEEVFDAGSNVSVTLARFLDWCGFNHILLVGQDFAWKGKVSHADGHQNSGATYNKNMIVNLKNADGEDITSTLQYMTSKREMEGDIKTLSTPFFNLYGGCALIEGARNVDMQKIHMEGLLSSAPGGIDYFKTALNMSRTPRKFPIFEPRSLKWNNSLKHATKRLEKLFRKYSKNQEEIHKAMHEVYFFLRQDPLYLPYLYNEILDMAGLARAKSSYAPRDLPRFKQIIKKTMQKVRYMDRCLSVADTRKAA; this comes from the coding sequence ATGTCAGCTTATCCATTTCTTAAAGACAACATCGAAGCACTTGCAACATACAACCCGCCCTTTCATGCCTGGCTGAGCAGTCAGGATATTGACGAAGAGCAACTTACCTCTTCGCTCTTCAAAAACAACTGGGGCATTCTCGACTGGAAAATGGAGAATGGCAAGGGCCTTTTCGATTCTCTGATGCCCAATCTCATATATAAAGACTGGAAAGTCACTGAAAAAGCTGACACAAGCGCGACATTCATCATTGGTTGCAATGTAGGTTACGGACTGAATCATGTTCTCATGAATACCCCGGACACCCATAAAGTTATTATTACGGAACCCAATCCGGAACTTTTGCTGGCCTGTCTGGGACAGACTGACTACCGCCCGTTTATGAAGGCTGGAAAACTTCATTTTTGCAGTACCGATGAAAACAATTTGATGAATATCATTAAAGATCTGGACCTTCAATTCGTATACGGTAAAATATATTTACGCCTTGATATTGCAAGTCAGCAGATTGGCCCCGAATACGCACGCTGGGCCGCGACCATCCGTGATAAGATGGAATCTTTCAGTGTTGAAATGACTACTCTGCGCTTGAAGCAGGATGTTATGGTCGGCAATGAACTCGAAAATTTTTCTAAAACTATTACTGATGGCTCAATCACCCCGCTCAAAGGAGCTGGAAAAGGACTAGGAGCTGTAGTGCTCGGTGCAGGACCGTCTTTAGCTGAATTCGGACCGGAACTTGCGAAAAATCCGGGTAACGCAATTTATACTACATCGTTGCAGGGACTTCCCGCTGTACATAAAGCAGGAATAAAACCTCATTTCTGCGTCGGGATTGACTACAGTCCGCATATGATCAGGGTATATGAACAACTGGATAGAGAGTGGGCAAAAGATATTCCTCTTATCTACTCCACTAAACTGGATAACAAAGTTCTGGAAGCATATCCAGGACCGACCATTCCCATGTGGACTATGGGGGGCCTTGGCACATTTGCTTTACATAATCATGAAGAAGTCTTTGACGCAGGTAGTAACGTAAGTGTGACTCTGGCAAGATTTCTAGACTGGTGTGGTTTCAACCATATCCTTTTGGTCGGACAGGATTTCGCATGGAAAGGTAAAGTATCACATGCAGACGGTCACCAGAACTCTGGAGCTACTTATAATAAAAACATGATCGTAAATCTTAAAAATGCCGATGGTGAAGACATAACCTCAACTCTACAGTACATGACTTCCAAAAGAGAAATGGAAGGAGATATTAAAACTCTAAGCACACCATTTTTCAACCTATACGGCGGATGTGCTTTAATTGAAGGGGCACGTAATGTTGATATGCAAAAAATTCATATGGAAGGTCTGCTTTCATCTGCTCCCGGAGGAATTGATTACTTCAAAACGGCCTTGAACATGTCACGTACTCCAAGAAAATTCCCAATTTTTGAACCAAGAAGCCTAAAGTGGAACAACTCTTTGAAGCACGCAACCAAACGGCTTGAAAAACTATTCCGCAAATATTCAAAGAATCAGGAAGAAATTCATAAAGCAATGCATGAAGTTTATTTCTTCCTGCGTCAGGACCCACTATATCTGCCATATCTATATAATGAAATTCTCGATATGGCAGGTCTTGCAAGAGCAAAATCAAGCTATGCACCAAGGGATCTTCCACGCTTTAAACAAATTATTAAGAAAACCATGCAGAAAGTAAGGTACATGGATCGCTGCCTGAGTGTCGCGGATACACGTAAGGCCGCCTGA